A genomic region of Kribbella sp. NBC_00382 contains the following coding sequences:
- a CDS encoding DUF3352 domain-containing protein, which yields MSDNTNPPTGGHHQGAAGGQQGPYSGQPQNNPYAPQGQQPGYSGQPGQGAPYGQSQPGQSQSGQPGQPPQGGPYAQQPPQYGQQPTQGQQYPQYGQQPQGPQYGGGQPGQYGQQQPQGQQLWPQPGSPDYPQQTHGGGGQPPYGSPETMQWQPEPKKRGKLIPLVAGVAVVAVVAGGGIFAYGKLAGGGQPAEVLPGNSVAYARIDLNPSAGQKVAAVRFMLKFPSAKEKIGLTSDKDDLRQKLFDLIKKDAGDDLADVDFEKDIKPWLGDRAGVAAVPGKQGDEPDPVVAVEVKDEKKATAGLDKLFANEDEKPGRVFTDGYVLLSENQAIVDAAVASSKDSPLSENATFKADMDALGEQGFVSLWADMKGLSAMAPKGLAGKGSTLPEGSAAAALRFDSQYVELKGIARGDKSIKVGSANAGDQIAKLPDTTAGAFTLSDGANLVDTIWTQLEKTAGGDLNLPELTKGFTDEYGLVLPDDLKPLLGKNLTVAVDKDSSNGPKIAARIETDPAKAESVVDKVTELIQTRSPVGEIPIKKAKDDKTLVLATDQEYADQVLKGGNLGQSESFKQAVPDMSGALAVGYVDFAAIGSLDEKIGTDKDYAALRSAGLTSRVTGDGQAEFTLRVVAK from the coding sequence ATGTCTGACAACACCAATCCGCCGACCGGCGGGCACCACCAAGGTGCCGCTGGCGGCCAGCAGGGCCCATACAGCGGCCAGCCGCAGAACAATCCGTACGCTCCGCAGGGCCAGCAACCAGGCTATAGCGGTCAGCCCGGCCAGGGCGCGCCGTACGGCCAGTCGCAGCCCGGCCAGTCGCAGTCCGGCCAGCCTGGACAGCCGCCGCAGGGTGGGCCGTACGCGCAGCAGCCCCCGCAGTACGGGCAGCAGCCGACGCAGGGCCAGCAGTACCCGCAGTACGGCCAGCAGCCGCAGGGCCCGCAGTACGGGGGAGGGCAGCCGGGGCAGTACGGGCAGCAGCAGCCTCAGGGGCAGCAGTTGTGGCCGCAGCCTGGTTCGCCGGACTACCCGCAGCAGACGCACGGTGGCGGCGGACAACCACCGTACGGATCGCCCGAGACCATGCAGTGGCAGCCGGAGCCGAAGAAGCGCGGCAAGCTGATCCCGCTGGTCGCAGGGGTCGCGGTCGTCGCAGTAGTCGCCGGCGGTGGCATCTTCGCCTACGGCAAGCTCGCTGGTGGCGGTCAGCCGGCGGAGGTTCTCCCGGGCAACTCTGTCGCCTACGCGCGGATCGACCTGAACCCGTCAGCCGGCCAGAAGGTCGCCGCTGTCCGGTTCATGCTCAAGTTCCCGTCGGCCAAGGAGAAGATCGGCCTGACGAGCGACAAGGACGACCTGCGCCAGAAGCTGTTCGACCTGATCAAGAAGGACGCCGGCGACGATCTGGCCGACGTCGACTTCGAGAAGGACATCAAGCCCTGGCTGGGTGACCGCGCGGGTGTCGCCGCGGTGCCGGGCAAGCAGGGCGACGAGCCGGACCCGGTGGTCGCGGTCGAGGTCAAGGACGAGAAGAAGGCGACGGCGGGGCTCGACAAGCTGTTCGCCAACGAGGACGAGAAGCCCGGCCGGGTGTTCACCGACGGCTATGTGCTGCTGTCGGAGAACCAGGCGATCGTCGACGCGGCCGTTGCCAGCAGCAAGGACAGCCCGCTGTCCGAGAACGCGACCTTCAAGGCCGACATGGACGCGCTCGGCGAGCAGGGCTTCGTCTCCCTGTGGGCGGACATGAAGGGGCTGTCGGCGATGGCTCCGAAGGGGCTCGCCGGCAAGGGCTCGACGTTGCCCGAGGGAAGTGCGGCGGCAGCGCTGCGGTTCGATTCGCAGTACGTGGAGCTGAAGGGCATCGCGCGCGGCGACAAGTCGATCAAGGTCGGCTCGGCGAACGCCGGTGACCAGATCGCCAAGCTGCCCGACACGACCGCCGGGGCGTTCACGCTGTCCGACGGCGCGAACCTGGTGGACACGATCTGGACTCAGCTGGAGAAGACGGCCGGTGGGGACCTCAACCTGCCCGAGCTGACGAAGGGCTTCACCGACGAGTACGGGCTGGTTCTGCCGGACGACCTGAAGCCGCTGCTCGGCAAGAACCTGACGGTCGCGGTCGACAAGGACAGCAGCAACGGCCCGAAGATCGCCGCCCGGATCGAGACCGACCCGGCCAAGGCCGAGTCGGTAGTGGACAAGGTGACCGAGCTGATCCAGACCCGCTCGCCGGTGGGGGAGATCCCGATCAAGAAGGCGAAGGACGACAAGACCCTCGTCCTCGCGACCGATCAGGAGTACGCCGACCAGGTCCTCAAGGGCGGCAACCTCGGCCAGTCCGAGAGCTTCAAGCAGGCGGTACCGGACATGTCCGGCGCACTCGCGGTCGGCTACGTCGACTTCGCCGCCATCGGCTCGCTGGACGAGAAGATCGGCACCGACAAGGACTACGCCGCCCTCCGCTCAGCCGGCCTCACCAGCCGGGTAACCGGCGACGGCCAGGCCGAATTCACCCTCCGAGTAGTAGCCAAGTAA
- a CDS encoding VOC family protein — MHHITAVRTVAIPVADQDQALEFYERKLGFEKLMDAPLPQLGGRWLVVGLPGGATSVALLQAAAVGVDTGIRLATTDAAAAHAALTEQGVETSELISWPGVPPMFTFTDQDGNRLYLTQE, encoded by the coding sequence ATGCACCACATCACCGCCGTCCGGACCGTCGCGATCCCCGTTGCCGACCAGGACCAGGCGCTGGAGTTCTACGAGCGCAAGCTGGGCTTCGAGAAGTTGATGGACGCGCCGCTGCCGCAGCTCGGCGGGCGCTGGCTGGTTGTCGGTTTGCCGGGCGGGGCGACCTCAGTCGCGTTGTTGCAGGCCGCGGCGGTCGGCGTCGACACGGGCATCCGGCTCGCCACGACGGACGCTGCCGCCGCCCACGCGGCGCTCACCGAGCAGGGCGTCGAGACGAGCGAGCTGATCTCCTGGCCGGGGGTGCCGCCGATGTTCACCTTCACCGACCAGGACGGCAACCGGCTCTACCTCACCCAGGAGTAA
- a CDS encoding DUF1801 domain-containing protein — translation MSYEKDPRVDDYIDKLPDWQQEICHRVRDLVHAADPELEETIKRTVQPYFVLQGNVCALLAAKTHVNIFLYDGAIVPDPDGIITGGHDNKTARMISIHENEPINEPALSTMLRQIITNNRAGGWRKLKNA, via the coding sequence ATGAGCTACGAGAAGGACCCACGGGTCGACGACTACATCGACAAGCTGCCCGACTGGCAGCAGGAGATCTGCCACCGGGTGCGCGACCTCGTGCACGCCGCCGACCCCGAGCTCGAAGAGACGATCAAGCGCACGGTCCAGCCGTACTTCGTGCTGCAGGGCAACGTCTGCGCCCTGCTGGCAGCCAAGACCCACGTCAACATTTTCCTGTACGACGGCGCGATCGTCCCCGATCCGGACGGCATCATCACCGGCGGCCACGACAACAAGACCGCCCGGATGATCTCGATCCACGAGAACGAGCCGATCAACGAGCCGGCCCTCAGCACGATGCTCCGCCAGATCATCACCAACAACCGCGCTGGGGGCTGGCGCAAACTCAAGAACGCCTAG
- a CDS encoding class I SAM-dependent methyltransferase, with protein MSNLTSSYDELADVYHATVDPDGAGLDDPTFDELVGDPRGQRVAAVACGQGREARRLADLGAQVVGIDASEPMLAHARALEAQTPRGIEYLHGNAHDLQPLADASFDGVACHMALMDIPELEPTIRSVARILKPGGWFVASIIHPCYKSPAHGDLVDHVEGTYRRIAGRYFEEGPHTSLTRWEILPRVSYHRTLSTYINTLVSAGLQLTRLAEPVGDKPVWKEAAGVLYFSCRAMAAGR; from the coding sequence ATGAGCAACCTGACGAGTTCGTACGACGAACTGGCTGACGTCTATCACGCAACCGTCGATCCTGACGGCGCCGGCCTCGACGACCCGACCTTCGACGAACTGGTGGGCGACCCCCGCGGCCAACGAGTCGCGGCGGTCGCCTGCGGCCAGGGCCGGGAAGCCCGCCGACTGGCCGACCTCGGCGCACAAGTGGTCGGCATCGACGCCTCGGAGCCGATGCTCGCCCACGCCCGCGCACTCGAAGCGCAGACACCTCGCGGGATCGAGTACCTGCACGGCAACGCGCACGATCTCCAGCCACTCGCCGACGCGTCGTTCGACGGCGTCGCCTGCCACATGGCCCTGATGGACATCCCGGAACTCGAGCCCACCATCCGATCCGTCGCCCGGATCCTCAAGCCCGGCGGCTGGTTCGTGGCCTCGATCATCCATCCCTGCTACAAGTCACCCGCCCACGGCGACCTGGTCGACCACGTCGAAGGCACCTATCGGCGGATCGCCGGCCGCTACTTCGAAGAAGGCCCGCACACCAGCCTCACCCGCTGGGAAATCCTGCCGCGGGTCTCCTACCACCGGACACTGTCCACCTACATCAACACCCTCGTGAGCGCCGGCCTGCAGCTCACCCGCCTGGCCGAACCCGTCGGCGACAAACCGGTCTGGAAGGAGGCCGCGGGAGTCCTCTACTTCAGCTGCCGAGCAATGGCAGCAGGGCGCTAG
- a CDS encoding LysR family transcriptional regulator → MDVDLRKVRYFVAVAEELHFGRAAERLHIAQPVLSRQIRALEDELKVQLFVRTKRATELTEAGRQLLEDGRPLLAAAEAARVRVVRAARPAGTFTIGFMPGITVTTAVRAFTAQYPELTIELVRTSWHDQIEVLRDGRADVSIVRLPIDQQGLTVRPLFEEPRVVMLPTDHRLAGKPSLRISDLADEHLLQDPDAVPEWRDLAVELRERRPGRVPVFHNVEEKLEHVAAGNGISVLPLSTASFYTRPDVVAVPIEDIGPNHVCLAWSATRRARTIHDFAEIAAGLTWSI, encoded by the coding sequence ATGGACGTCGATCTGCGCAAGGTCCGGTACTTCGTCGCAGTGGCCGAGGAGCTGCATTTCGGCCGCGCGGCGGAGCGGCTGCACATCGCTCAGCCGGTGCTGTCGCGGCAGATCCGGGCGCTGGAGGACGAGCTCAAGGTCCAGCTGTTCGTGCGTACCAAGCGGGCCACCGAGTTGACCGAGGCCGGGCGGCAGTTGCTGGAGGACGGTCGCCCGTTGCTCGCCGCGGCCGAGGCGGCCCGGGTCCGGGTGGTCCGGGCGGCGCGGCCGGCGGGCACCTTCACGATTGGTTTCATGCCGGGCATCACGGTGACGACGGCAGTGCGCGCTTTCACCGCGCAGTACCCGGAACTCACGATCGAGCTGGTACGGACGTCCTGGCACGACCAGATCGAGGTACTACGGGATGGTCGCGCCGACGTGAGCATCGTGCGACTGCCGATCGACCAGCAGGGACTGACGGTTCGGCCGTTGTTCGAGGAGCCGCGGGTGGTGATGCTGCCGACGGACCATCGGCTGGCGGGCAAACCGTCCCTCCGAATCAGCGACCTCGCCGATGAGCACCTGCTGCAGGACCCTGACGCCGTACCGGAGTGGCGCGACCTCGCCGTCGAGCTGCGGGAGCGGCGCCCCGGGCGGGTGCCCGTCTTCCACAACGTCGAGGAGAAGCTCGAACACGTTGCTGCGGGCAACGGAATCTCGGTCCTGCCCCTCTCCACCGCAAGCTTCTACACCCGCCCGGATGTGGTCGCGGTGCCGATCGAGGACATCGGCCCCAACCACGTCTGCCTGGCCTGGAGCGCCACCCGCCGGGCCCGAACCATTCACGACTTCGCGGAGATCGCGGCCGGACTCACCTGGAGCATCTGA
- a CDS encoding dihydrofolate reductase family protein: protein MAKVLYHVTMSLDGFIAGPEHSMEWMKVADSGPQPEGMEVAKTSGAALAGRHGYEIGRQAGSKLYGGAYSGPIFVLTHNPPTDETNPAYTFVSGDIRPVIKTALEAADGKDLLILGGTIAAQCIKAGVLDEIFIHIAPVLLGQGIPLFRSTGPVVTLEPISSTQVGRSTNLRYRLTS, encoded by the coding sequence ATGGCGAAGGTCCTGTACCACGTGACGATGTCGCTCGACGGTTTCATCGCCGGCCCGGAGCACTCGATGGAGTGGATGAAAGTGGCCGACAGCGGGCCGCAGCCGGAAGGGATGGAGGTGGCCAAGACGTCGGGCGCGGCGCTGGCCGGGCGGCACGGGTACGAGATCGGGCGGCAGGCGGGCAGCAAGCTGTACGGCGGTGCTTACAGCGGGCCGATCTTCGTACTGACCCACAACCCACCCACCGACGAGACGAACCCGGCGTACACGTTCGTCAGCGGCGACATCCGCCCGGTCATCAAGACCGCGCTGGAGGCAGCCGACGGCAAGGACCTGCTGATCCTCGGCGGAACCATTGCCGCCCAATGCATCAAGGCAGGCGTGCTCGACGAGATCTTCATCCACATCGCCCCGGTGCTACTCGGCCAGGGCATCCCGCTGTTCCGGAGCACCGGCCCGGTGGTCACCCTCGAACCCATTTCGAGCACCCAGGTCGGCAGATCCACCAACCTGCGCTACCGGTTGACTAGCTGA
- the dnaE gene encoding DNA polymerase III subunit alpha produces the protein MASSDSFVHLHVHTEYSMLDGAARIDELFKTAQEMGQPAIATTDHGFVFGAYEFWKTAKKYDVKPIIGVEAYLTPHTHRSERKRVKWGDANSGRDDVSGSGAYTHMTLLAKNTSGMHNLFRMSSLASLEGYYFKPRMDRELLQTYGKGLIATTGCPSGEVQTRLRLGQYDEAIKAAAEFRDIFGAENYYCELMDHGLGIERNIQGDLLKLAKELGLPLVATNDLHYTKPEDSVAHAALLCVQSGSTLSDPNRFKFDANEFYVKTAAEMREVWKDYPEACDNTLLIAEQCDVSFTEGEGRFMPRFPCPDGHNEESWFVAEVETGLHKRYPAGVPDHVRKQAEYEIEVITSKGYAGYFLVVADFINWAKENGIRVGPGRGSGAGSMCAYAMRITDLDPLQHGLIFERFLNPERMSMPDFDIDFDDRRRPEVIRYVTEKYGDDRVAMIVTYGTIKAKQAIKDAGRVLDYPFAMGDRITKAMPPAVMGKDVPLSGIFDPQHKRYSEAGEFRQLYEADADVRKIVDTARGLENLKRQWGVHAAGVIMSSEPLIDLIPIMRRDQDGQIITQFDYPSCETLGLVKMDFLGLRNLTIMDDAVKNVEASRGIKLDLDALGRSLDDKPTFELLGRGDTLGVFQFDGGPMRALLRLMKPDNFEDISAVGALYRPGPMGANSHTNYALRKNKQQEISYPHDELAVALEPILGTTYGLIVYQEQVMAIAQQLGGYTLGKADLLRRAMGKKKREVLDAEYVGFSEGMKANGFSAQSIKALWDVLVPFSDYAFNKAHSAAYGLVSYWTAYLKANFPAEYMAAVLTSVKDDKDKMAIYLNECRRMGIKVLPPDVNESDSDFTPVGTDIRFGMSGIRNVGVNVVAEIVAARQSEGRFTDFVDFIDKVSLPVCNKRVIESLAKAGSFDSMNHARRAVVAVHEQAVDEAIDLKRNEAHGQFDLFSMGDDDEPADGNSRLTVRVPEIEEWDKATKLAHERDMLGLYVSDHPLFGVEHVLTNNTDCTIGQLLADEDRPDGTKVTIGGLVTAVQRKVNKRGDIYAIVTIEDLEGSIEVMMFSSAYQLHAHLLSNDAIIMMKGRIRRRDDRVELSGDEVTVPDLTQGPSGPVVITMPVNRCTPPVVDQLRDVLQSHPGMTEVQLRLQARQKTTVMRIGDRFRVTPTSSLMADLKALLGPSCLAG, from the coding sequence ATGGCGTCCAGCGACAGTTTCGTGCATCTACATGTGCACACCGAGTACTCGATGCTGGACGGCGCCGCGCGGATCGACGAGTTGTTCAAAACGGCCCAGGAGATGGGTCAGCCGGCCATCGCGACCACCGACCACGGCTTCGTCTTCGGGGCGTACGAGTTCTGGAAGACCGCCAAGAAGTACGACGTGAAGCCGATCATCGGCGTCGAGGCGTACCTGACGCCGCACACCCACCGCAGCGAGCGCAAGCGGGTCAAGTGGGGCGACGCCAACTCGGGTCGCGACGACGTCTCGGGTAGCGGTGCGTACACGCACATGACGCTGCTGGCGAAGAACACGTCGGGCATGCACAACCTGTTCCGGATGTCGTCGCTGGCCAGCCTCGAGGGCTACTACTTCAAGCCCCGGATGGACCGCGAGCTGCTGCAGACGTACGGCAAGGGCCTGATCGCGACTACCGGCTGCCCGTCGGGTGAGGTGCAGACCCGGCTGCGGCTGGGGCAGTACGACGAGGCCATCAAGGCGGCCGCCGAGTTCCGGGACATCTTCGGCGCGGAGAACTACTACTGCGAGCTGATGGACCACGGCCTCGGCATCGAGCGCAACATCCAGGGCGACCTGCTGAAGCTGGCCAAGGAGCTCGGCCTGCCGCTGGTCGCGACGAACGACCTGCACTACACCAAGCCCGAGGACTCCGTCGCGCACGCGGCGCTGCTCTGCGTGCAGTCCGGCTCGACCCTGTCCGACCCGAACCGGTTCAAGTTCGACGCGAACGAGTTCTACGTGAAGACCGCCGCTGAGATGCGCGAGGTCTGGAAGGACTACCCGGAGGCCTGCGACAACACGCTGCTGATCGCCGAGCAGTGCGACGTGAGCTTCACCGAGGGCGAGGGCCGGTTCATGCCGCGCTTCCCCTGCCCGGACGGGCACAACGAGGAGTCCTGGTTCGTCGCCGAGGTCGAGACCGGCCTGCACAAGCGCTACCCGGCCGGGGTTCCGGACCACGTACGCAAGCAGGCGGAGTACGAGATCGAGGTCATCACCTCGAAGGGGTACGCGGGCTACTTCTTGGTCGTCGCCGACTTCATCAACTGGGCCAAGGAGAACGGCATCCGGGTCGGCCCCGGCCGTGGTTCCGGCGCCGGGTCGATGTGCGCGTACGCGATGCGGATCACCGACCTCGACCCGCTCCAGCACGGCCTGATCTTCGAGCGCTTCCTCAACCCGGAACGTATGTCGATGCCCGACTTCGACATCGACTTCGACGACCGCCGCCGCCCTGAGGTGATCCGGTACGTCACCGAGAAGTACGGCGACGACCGGGTGGCGATGATCGTCACCTACGGAACGATCAAGGCCAAGCAGGCGATCAAGGACGCCGGCCGGGTGCTCGACTACCCGTTCGCGATGGGCGACCGGATCACCAAGGCGATGCCGCCGGCCGTGATGGGCAAGGACGTGCCGCTGTCTGGCATCTTCGACCCGCAGCACAAGCGGTACTCCGAGGCGGGCGAGTTCCGCCAGCTGTACGAGGCGGACGCCGACGTGCGCAAGATCGTCGACACCGCCCGCGGCCTGGAGAACCTGAAGCGCCAGTGGGGTGTGCACGCGGCCGGCGTGATCATGTCCAGCGAGCCGCTGATCGACCTGATCCCGATCATGCGCCGCGACCAGGACGGCCAGATCATCACCCAGTTCGACTACCCGAGCTGCGAGACGCTCGGCCTGGTCAAGATGGACTTCCTGGGTCTGCGCAACCTGACGATCATGGACGACGCGGTCAAGAACGTGGAGGCCAGCCGCGGGATCAAGCTGGACCTGGACGCGCTCGGCCGCAGCCTCGACGACAAGCCGACCTTCGAGCTGCTCGGCCGCGGTGACACGCTCGGCGTCTTCCAGTTCGACGGCGGCCCGATGCGGGCGCTGCTGCGGCTGATGAAGCCGGACAACTTCGAGGACATCTCGGCCGTCGGCGCGCTCTACCGGCCAGGCCCGATGGGCGCGAACAGCCACACGAACTACGCGCTGCGCAAGAACAAGCAGCAGGAGATCAGCTACCCGCACGACGAACTCGCGGTCGCGCTCGAGCCGATCCTCGGGACGACGTACGGGCTGATCGTCTACCAAGAGCAAGTCATGGCGATCGCCCAGCAGCTCGGTGGCTACACGCTCGGCAAGGCGGACCTGCTCCGCCGGGCGATGGGCAAGAAGAAGCGCGAGGTGCTCGACGCGGAGTACGTCGGCTTCTCCGAGGGTATGAAGGCCAACGGCTTCTCCGCCCAGTCGATCAAGGCGCTGTGGGACGTCCTGGTCCCGTTCTCCGACTACGCGTTCAACAAGGCGCACTCGGCGGCCTACGGGCTAGTCTCGTACTGGACCGCCTACCTGAAGGCGAACTTCCCCGCGGAGTACATGGCCGCAGTTCTGACGTCCGTGAAGGACGACAAGGACAAGATGGCCATCTACCTGAACGAGTGCCGCCGGATGGGCATCAAGGTGCTGCCGCCGGACGTGAACGAGTCCGACTCGGACTTCACCCCGGTCGGCACCGACATCCGCTTCGGCATGTCCGGGATCCGCAACGTCGGGGTCAACGTGGTGGCCGAGATCGTCGCGGCCCGCCAGTCCGAGGGGCGGTTCACGGACTTCGTCGACTTCATCGACAAGGTGTCGCTGCCGGTCTGCAACAAGCGCGTGATCGAGTCATTGGCCAAGGCCGGCTCGTTCGACTCGATGAATCACGCCCGGCGCGCGGTCGTCGCGGTGCACGAACAGGCCGTCGACGAGGCGATCGACCTCAAGCGGAACGAGGCGCACGGCCAGTTCGACCTGTTTTCGATGGGCGACGACGACGAGCCGGCCGACGGCAACAGCCGGCTGACCGTGAGGGTGCCGGAGATCGAGGAGTGGGACAAGGCGACCAAGCTGGCGCACGAGCGCGACATGCTCGGCCTGTACGTCTCGGACCACCCGCTGTTCGGCGTCGAGCACGTGCTCACCAACAACACCGACTGCACGATCGGTCAGCTGCTCGCGGACGAGGACCGGCCGGACGGCACCAAGGTGACGATCGGCGGTCTGGTCACCGCGGTCCAGCGCAAGGTGAACAAGCGCGGCGACATCTACGCGATCGTCACCATCGAGGACCTCGAAGGTTCGATCGAGGTGATGATGTTCTCCTCGGCGTACCAGTTGCACGCGCATCTGCTGAGCAACGACGCGATCATCATGATGAAGGGCCGGATCCGCCGACGCGACGACCGCGTCGAGCTGAGCGGTGACGAGGTCACCGTGCCCGACCTGACCCAAGGCCCGAGCGGCCCGGTGGTGATCACGATGCCGGTCAACCGGTGCACGCCGCCGGTGGTCGACCAGCTCCGCGACGTACTGCAGTCGCACCCCGGCATGACCGAGGTGCAGTTGCGGCTGCAGGCACGGCAGAAGACGACGGTGATGCGGATCGGCGACCGGTTCCGGGTGACCCCGACCTCGTCGCTGATGGCGGATCTGAAGGCGTTGCTGGGCCCGTCGTGCCTGGCGGGCTAG